The sequence below is a genomic window from Candidatus Woesearchaeota archaeon.
GATGGAATGCAAAAAAAATCAAAATAAAAAGAATTGTAACAGTCCATATGGTTTATGTTTAAAGAAAGGTTTATGTTGTGAACATATAATATATCATAGAAAGAATAAGGAATTATCTGTTAGTTATTTTCACTGTAATGTGGAAAAAACATATGATTATGGTATTGAGAGGTTCAAAGTGTTATGAAAACAATAAAACTCAATCAGGTAACAAAAATTGAAGGGCATGCTAAGCTGCATATCATAGTTGATAATGGCATAATTAAAAAAGCATCATTAAAAAAGTGGGATGATCTTCCTCATATCACTTCAAGGATTTGCGGTATTTGTTCGCCGGTGCATGCCATTACTTCAGTAAGGGCTGTTGAAGATGCTTTCAATGTTAAGGTCAGTAAACAGTCAAGACTCTTACGCGAGTTAGTATTAATTGGAGGAACTTTACAGAGCCACGTTTTACATTTATATTTTCTTACATTGCCCGATTATATTGGATATAATAATGCTTTGGAAATGTTGCCTAAGTACAAACCTGAAATTGAAAGGGCGTTAAGGATTAAAAAAATGGGAAATATGCTAGTTGATTTTTTAGGGGGTAGGGACATACACCCCATTGCAGTTGTGCCCGGGGGATTGTCAAGGATTCCGGAACAAAAAGTTGTAAACGATTTATTAAAACATTTAAATTTAATAAAGAAAGATGCAAAAGCAACAGTTGAATTGTTTACATCGTTAAAATATCCTGAGATGAGCCATAAGAAATTGTTAGCGGCCTTATCCGGTGGGCATTATTTTGATTCAAACAAAATTATCATGTGCGACGATAAGCAGTGTTACCCTAGCCGTGATTATGAACAACATTTTAACGAATTTTTTCAAAAAGGGTCAACAGCTGAATTTGTGCAGATAGATGGCAAAAGTTATATGGTCGGCGCGCTTGCAAGGATGGTTAACAATTTTAATGCATTGTCAGGGTTTTCACAAAAATTAGTTAAAAAACATTTAATTGATAAAACTTCTCCTTATATGAACAATGTTGCTCAGGCAATCGAAATATATGAAGGTATTTTAAGATGCGTACATATACTTGAAAATCTGCAATTGAAAAATGAAAAGCTTAAGCCTATTAATGTAAGGCCGGCTGTTGGTATAGGCGCGGCTGAAGCGCCTAGGGGAATTTTGTTTCATAAATATAGTTTTGATAAAAAAGGTATTTGCGTTTCAGCTAACATTACAACTCCAACATCGCAAAACTTATTAAATATACAGGAAGCGATTAAGCAAAGGTTGCCTGCGATACTTAAATATAGTGAAGAAGAGATTAAGCTTGAGATTGAAAAGCTAATTCGCGCTTATGATCCTTGTATCAGCTGTTCTACCCATTTTTTGGAAATGAAACTGGAAAAAAATGATGAATAAGTATTTAATAGTGTGATATATATTATATTTTATGAGCTTATTAAGAAGAATTGCTTTGAGCATGGCTTTAACGGTTTCAAGCATTGCCAGGGGAGAACCTGTTCAATCTGTTTATCCTGATAATACTTATATGAATAATAAGATTGAACAATATTTTCAAAGACATCCCG
It includes:
- a CDS encoding Ni/Fe hydrogenase subunit alpha; this encodes MKTIKLNQVTKIEGHAKLHIIVDNGIIKKASLKKWDDLPHITSRICGICSPVHAITSVRAVEDAFNVKVSKQSRLLRELVLIGGTLQSHVLHLYFLTLPDYIGYNNALEMLPKYKPEIERALRIKKMGNMLVDFLGGRDIHPIAVVPGGLSRIPEQKVVNDLLKHLNLIKKDAKATVELFTSLKYPEMSHKKLLAALSGGHYFDSNKIIMCDDKQCYPSRDYEQHFNEFFQKGSTAEFVQIDGKSYMVGALARMVNNFNALSGFSQKLVKKHLIDKTSPYMNNVAQAIEIYEGILRCVHILENLQLKNEKLKPINVRPAVGIGAAEAPRGILFHKYSFDKKGICVSANITTPTSQNLLNIQEAIKQRLPAILKYSEEEIKLEIEKLIRAYDPCISCSTHFLEMKLEKNDE